One region of Rhizoctonia solani chromosome 9, complete sequence genomic DNA includes:
- a CDS encoding TAFII28 domain-containing protein, with protein MSCALTLSSLPSELQLCIIGHLSTRRLLRQVTRLSKHWHTLVCKLIRQRALRLLGRPGLGLVFETSTPSHFDSKSYTLIPHRSGPFDESTCAVFPQLAFSFASSAATFEFSLDEDEYFGSFLWSVSLSTSRSIQCRVSPPASPKLLAFDRTVRQNHTVQNGLDRLRRCEFPAEGGKARSEERELTGDHGSAISLKTQLLPALPGGNFKTLMESIRMDASSLLVAHEDTQRSNDLMVLFCR; from the exons ATGTCGTGTGCCTTGACGCTTTCCAGTCTGCCTTCTGAATTGCAGCTCTGTATTATCGGACACCTCAGTACGCGAAGACTTCTACGTCAGGTAACGCGTCTGTCCAAACATTGGCACACCCTTGTCTGTAAGCTTATTCGACAACGCGCCCTACGCCTCTTGGGTCGTCCAGGCCTAGGTCTTGTT TTCGAGACCAGCACACCTTCACATTTCGATTCCAAGAGCTATACACTAATACCACATCGCTCTGGACCATTCGATGAGTCAACGTGCGCCGTTTTCCCCCAACTCGCGTTTTCGTTTGCTTCAAGCGCTGCCACGTTTGAGTTCTCACTCGACGAAGACGAATACTTTGGGTCGTTTCTCTGGAGTGTTTCATTATCCACGAGTCGTTCGATCCAGTGCCGAGTCTCTCCCCCAGCTTCACCTAAGCTTCTGGCCTTCGATCGAACGGTTCGCCAGAATCACACTGTTCAAAACGGGCTGGATCGACTGCGGCGATGTGAGTTTCCTGCCGAGGGGGGAAAGGCGCGGAGCGAAGAGCGGGAACTTACAGGTGATCATGGATCCGCGATCTCATTGAAGACTCAACTGCTGCCCGCCCTGCCCGGGGGTAACTTTAAGACCTTGATGGAGAGTATCCGTATGGACGCATCGAGTCTGTTGGTGGCTCATGAGGATACCCAGAGGAGCAACGATCTGATGGTTCTCTTTTGTCGATGA
- a CDS encoding short chain dehydrogenase, giving the protein MGTVSSILEQNFPQAPKWSVNDAPDLDGKVFVVTGGNTGIGFETCKALLSKNAKVYLCTRCPKRGQDALEQLHQLTGKYTEVLSLDLANLDSVREAARELTRKETEIYCLINNGGVLGPPLEAKTAQGYDLQFGTNVLGHYLFTTLLLPMLLRTSKTSGVPARIVTVSSFQHLFAPKGGVDYDSLVPNSPNADRIRERMGRETLYSQSKWALIAFTNELARQYDPEDIIAISLNPGNIRTEITRHVGLSGIIAIIAEMMLWDCSYGALSSLYAGSDPGALQLSGKARSAIHIPATSIAVLMMNAQKRKATNIDDIDVDAELEAGPSTNPYLKRGRTGTVEAGSRAGSMAPNAVGADGGGGEGDDDDEEAPAMADDDYSAQLSWQSQSKENMKLLLSSFTPDQLARYETYRRSTLNKQSVRRFIHQSLGANVSVNVAQVIAGFSKVFVGEIIELARQVQQQSLPLGAVPGPLTPDHLRAAYQLYIQQTGHVGSAKPARGRRLFVR; this is encoded by the exons ATGGGCACCGTTTCTAGTATCCTCGAGCAGAACTTCCCCCAGGCTCCCAAATGGAGTGTAAACGATGCACCAGATTTGGATGGGAAAGTCTTTGTCGTTACTGG GGGAAATACCGGCATTGGTTTCGAGACTTGCAAG GCTCTCCTATCTAAAAATGCAAAAGTCTACCTGTGCACTCGTTGTCCTAAACGCGGGCAAGATGCACTCGAGCAGCTTCACCAATTAACCGGCAAGTATACTGAAGTCCTGTCGCTTGACTTGGCAAATCTGGATAGTGTAAGGGAGGCTGCCCGAGAACTGACAAG aaAAGAAACGGAGATCTACTGTTTGATTAACAACGG GGGCGTTTTGGGGCCACCTCTTGAAGCCAAGACTGCCCAGGGGTACGATCTTCAATTCGGGACTAACGTGCTCGGACATTACCTTTTCACTACTCTGTTACTTCCGATGCTGTTGCGTACTTCCAAGACGTCTG GGGTTCCGGCGCGCATTGTTACGGTGTCAAGCTTTCAACATCTTTTTGCACCCAAGGGCGGAGTAGATTATGATTCGTTGGTACCTAATTCACCTAATGCGGACCGCATACGCGAGAGGATGGGTCGGGAGACACTGTATTCTCAAAGCAAATGG GCGCTTATAGCATTCACAAACGAATTGGCCCGTCAGTACGACCCAGAAGATATCATTGCCATATCTCTAAATCCGG GCAACATCCGCACCGAGATCACACGACACGTTGGATTAAGCGGCATAATTGCCATTATTGCC GAGATGATGTTATGGGATTGCTCGTATGGAGCTTTGAGCTCGTTATACGCTGGGAGCGACCCTGGGGCGTTGCAGTTGAGCGGCAAG GCGCGATCGGCCATTCACATACCCGCCACCTCAATCGCTGTTCTGATGATGAACGCTCAGAAACGCAAAGCGACGAATATAGATGACATTGATGTCGATGCCGAATTGGAGGCTGGGCCATCTACAAATCCATACCTCAAGCGAGGGCGCACTGGCACGGTCGAGGCGGGGAGTCGTGCGGGGAGTATGGCTCCGAATGCGGTGGGCGCTGACGGTGGTGGCGGTGAAGgagacgatgacgacgaagagGCTCCAGCTATGGCTGATGATGATTATTCTGCTCAGCTGTCGTGGCAGAGTCAGAGCAAAGAGAATATGAA GTTGTTGCTAAGCAGCTTTACCCCTGATCAACTGGCGAGATACGAAACGTATAGGCGATCCACTTTGAACAAGCAGAGTGTTCGTAGG TTTATTCATCAATCCCTTGGAGCCAACGTCTCCGTAAATGTCGCCCAAGTTATAGCCGGCTTTTCCAAAGTGTTCGTGGGTGAAATCATCGAGTTAG CTCGgcaagtacaacaacaatcGTTGCCGCTGGGCGCAGTACCGGGGCCCCTCACACCGGACCACTTACGTGCGGCGTATCAACTCTATATCCAACAAACGGGTCATGTTGGCTCTGCGAAGCCTGCTAGGGGCCGTCGATTGTTCGTACGATAG
- a CDS encoding C2H2 zinc finger, giving the protein MPAAVPILNPRMHGGDAFSFRGNSGTRMGAGDMPFTGGTPGNWSGTPMSLGFGMGTSFKPESLNNLGTGTSWKADSAMPGVAPGTSFVPGSFSGMGSSWKVGQNGHMYFLSDVPGGPLMGPMDVSDFKHHLSSSIESEHGRLIRSLGGDEPNVLGGDEFCRNYTCCGIPLPDLHSLVEHFEEAHVVVIDPANPAPPFDQNGALAALNKNNSNSNSGQANNNNHNHDHGVFPISPNTQPTTAAPGGFDPDSMELDSSPATADSSSRSTTPPRAVFPTAILQGHGSKSSNANGQTKPTTLMPFRPTSMQSVQPNPNEAFNRYAGYSDFSSRMPGTVPPVPTASATDTNNASDDHVISPGMLFERGRKSSRDGTPGTSRLTSPGPVAGITVSGNPHGTGSPDGTEGRGWDSTMSSQAPSPTASELAEYFGQSGEQNGNGDGLQASTTLSRPSTSLMLSKPYKCPTPGCNKSYKQANGLKYHITHGQCSFVPMDPRLEGLEEEDYERITRPYDCRVGNCTRRYKNMNGLRYHYQHSGAHGAVGLALLASGQHHLQTGTNAGKGLGSLTNLTTLSNGRSNIDINGNKIPGPPKRKGDPQAPHNPHVDAQLAMGILGMNLRPPYNVVPYGGGPPPASDHRTVDVQNFPMDV; this is encoded by the exons ATGCCTGCCGCAGTGCCAATCCTGAACCCACGAATGCATGGGGGAGACGCATTCAGCTTTCGGGGCAACTCGGGGACGCGGATGGGCGCTGGGGACATGCCCTTTACGGGGGGAACGCCCGGGAACTGGTCGGGAACACCCATGTCGCTTGGATTCGGAATGGGAACCTCGTTCAAGCCAGAGTCGCTGAATAATCTCGGTACGGGCACAAGCTGGAAAGCTGACAGCGCTATGCCTGGTGTCGCTCCAGGCACATCATTTGTCCCAGGCTCGTTCAGTGGCATGGGTTCCAGCTGGAAAGTCGGCCAGAATGGACATATGTATTTCTTATCAGATGTTCCTGGAGGTCCGCTCATGGGTCCTATGGA CGTATCTGACTTTAAGCATCATCTGTCGTCATCCATCGAGTCTGAGCATGGCCGGCTCATTCGATCTCTGGGAGGGGACGAGCCCAATGTCTTGGGGGGCGATGAATTT TGCCGGAATTATACATGCTGCGGCATTCCCCTCCCTGACTTGCATTCCCTCGTTGAGCATTTTGAAGAGGCTCATGTCGTCGTCATCGACCCTGCCAACCCCGCCCCTCCGTTCGACCAAAATGGAGCACTCGCTGCGTTGAACAAAAATAATTCCAATTCCAATTCAGGACAAGCTAATAATAACAATCACAATCATGACCACGGTGTATTTCCTATTTCTCCCAATACCCAGCCGACGACAGCCGCGCCGGGTGGGTTCGATCCCGATTCGATGGAATTGGACAGCAGCCCTGCGACGGCGGATTCGTCCTCGCGATCCACCACTCCCCCTCGAGCGGTTTTCCCGACTGCAAtcctccaaggccatggCTCCAAGTCCTCGAATGCAAATGGCCAGACAAAGCCTACCACTTTGATGCCGTTCCGACCAACAAGCATGCAATCGGTGCAGCCCAACCCCAACGAGGCTTTCAACCGCTATGCGGGCTACTCGGATTTTTCCAGTCGGATGCCTGGGACTGTCCCCCCTGTGCCGACGGCATCTGCGACAGATACTAATAACGCTTCCGATGATCACGTCATCTCGCCTGGAATGCTATTTGAACGTGGACGCAAGAGCAGTCGAGATGGCACACCCGGGACGAGTCGACTGACCAGTCCTGGACCCGTTGCCGGCATCACTGTCTCTGGTAACCCACATGGCACAGGATCACCTGACGGCACTGAAGGGAGAGGGTGGGATAGCACCATGTCGTCTCAGGCACCATCCCCAACGGCGTCTGAGCTCGCTGAGTACTTTGGACAAAGCGGGGAGCAGAATGGGAACGGAGATGGACTGCAGGCTTCAACTACACTTTCGAGACCTTCGACATCGTTGATGTTATCGAAACCTTACAAGTGTCCGACGCCGGGGTGCAACAAATCATACAAGCAGGCCAACGGACTAAAATACCACATTACACATGGCCAGTGTTCTTTCGTCCCTATGGACCCACGACTCGAGGGtctggaagaggaagattATGAGCGGATTACTCGTCCATATGATTGCCGAGTGGGCAATTGCACTCGGAGGTACAAGAATATGAATGGACTAC GGTACCACTACCAGCATTCCGGTGCACATGGTGCGGTTGGGCTGGCGCTACTCGCTTCGGGTCAGCACCACCTCCAGACCGGGACGAACGCAGGCAAGGGCCTCGGATCGCTTACGAACCTAACGACGCTGAGCAATGGGCGAAGTAATATTGACATCAATGGGAACAAGATTCCTGGACCGCCAAAGCGCAAAGGTGATCCTCAGGCCCCACATAATCCACATGTCGACGCTCAGTTGGCGATGGGTATACTAGGCATGAACCTTCGTCCGCCATACAATGTAGTTCCCTATGGAGGTGGCCCACCGCCGGCCAGCGACCACCGAACGGTAGATGTGCAAAACTTCCCGATGGATGTCTAG
- a CDS encoding amidase, whose translation MRLSRLVLFSSLLSNVWARRLDEIDLYEVSIAELQAGLESRSFTAVDLVKAYLGRINQVNHAGPKLNAIIETNKHALHQARELDEERKVFGKRSSLHGIPILVKDNTRIGMNTTAGSYALFGSVVREEATVVAKLRKAGAIILGKANMCEWSYARGDLTNGWSGRGGQTTSPFYPGSDPCTSSGGSAVAATLGLAAASLGVETRGSIICPSSYNNLVGLKPTVGLTSRAGVISMTMHQDTVGPITRSVADAATILNIIAGQDERDNFTNTAPSLIPDYTKYLDPNAIRGKDLGVNIEFGKALDKIRELGGVVIDPADLPSAEEIPHRHETWAAMVQFKDYIRNLVHVPTNVTCVADVIAFNNAHKDLERPEGYEDQSMLELAETTEGFNSTYFDALHQNHMIGRERGIDAALKTHGLDALLLPTNMHTAVPAGLAGYPVITVPLGFHPEGTKPNPDTRGHTRSFIQLLSPTHSLTQSFYRSLTMIGLKVTAILAACASVVVAVPTYKNNNSCDNNSFWYATKSICLPNGTKDKCNPPANQNCGHGVWYWHKDFRQCVPSSPNYGDVDCSNGWKWDDGKYSCVPAPAPAPGPDQCKPSHFWWKTKSTCLPNGATTIHPSLLTGCNARGSGTGSRSDTVGLVLLTTERLIATASTPGTTTNCAASPSGTRR comes from the exons ATGCGGCTATCTAGACTGGTATTATTCTCAAGTTTATTGAGCAACGTTTGGGCACGCAGGCTCGATGAGATAGATCTCTACGAAGTTTCAATTGCGGAGTTGCAGGCAGGGTTAGAGAGTCGGAGCTTTACAGCAGTTGATTTAGTTAAG GCATACCTAGGACGCATAAATCAAGTTAATCATGCTGGTCCCAAGCTCAACGCCATAATTGAAACGAACAAACATGCATTACATCAAGCTCGTGAGCTTGATGAAGAGCGAAAGGTATTCGGCAAACGTTCGTCTCTGCACGGGATCCCAATCTTGGTCAAGGATA ATACGAGGATAGGAATGAATACTACTGCTGGATCATATGCCCTGTTTGGGTCAGTTGTACGAGAAGAAGCTACTGTAGTCGCAAAACTGAGAAAGGCCGGCGCCATCATCCTTGGCAAGGCGAATATG TGCGAGTGGTCCTATGCTCGAGGAGACCTAACAAACGGGTGGTCCGGCCGAGGTGGCCAAACCACCAGCCCGTTCTATCCCGGCTCTGATCCATGTACGTCATCCGGTGGTAGTGCAGTAGCTGCAACTCTTGGCCTCGCAGCTGCATCATTGGGCGTCGAAACACGAGGGAGCATTATCTGCCCCTCAAGTtacaacaaccttgttggccTCAAGCCCACTGTTGGGTTAACGTCCCGTGCCGGAG TTATCAGCATGACTATGCATCAGGATACAGTTGGACCGATTACGAGGTCTGTTGCGGACGCTGCCACGATCTTGAATATCATTGCTGGCCAGGACGAGAGGGATAACTTTACGAACACTGCACCCTCCTTAATACCTGACTACACAAAATACCTGGATCCTAATGCAATCAGGGGAAAAGATTTGGG CGTGAATATCGAATTCGGTAAGGCGCTTGACAAGATTAGGGAGCTCGGTGGGGTGGTCATAGATCCTGCTGATCTACCAAGTGCGGAGGAGATACCGCATCGGCATGAGACGTGGGCTGCAATGGTTCAGTTCAAG GACTACATCAGAAATCTTGTTCATGTACCTACTAATGTGACTTGCGTGGCGGATGTGATCGCGTTCAACAACGCTCACAAGGATCTGGAAAGACCAGAGGGGTATGAAGATCAATCCAT GCTTGAGCTCGCCGAAACAACTGAAGGATTCAATTCCACATACTTTGATGCGCTGCATCAGAATCATATGATTGGACGGGAGCGAGGGATTGACGCCGCGCTTAAGACGCATGGTTTGGATGCACTGCTGCTCCCTACCAATA TGCATACTGCTGTTCCCGCGGGTCTAGCTGGTTACCCAGTTATCACCG TCCCGCTTGGATTTCACCCCGAGGGCACAAAGCCGAACCCGGACACTCGCGGTCACACAAGGTCCTTTATCCAGCTCCT CTCTCCTACACATTCACTCACACAGTCTTTCTACCGTTCTCTCACAATGATCGGACTCAAGGTTACCGCTATTCTTGCTGCTTGCGCCTCTGTGGTCGTCGCTGTTCCGACGTACAAGAACAACAACTCTTGCGACAACAACAGCTTCTGGTACGCCACTAAGAGCATTTGCTTGCC AAATGGTACAAAGGACAAATGCAACCCACCCGCAAACCAGAACTGCGGACACGGAGTGTGGTACTGGCATAAGGACTTCAG GCAATGTGTACCTTCGTCGCCTAACTATGGCGACGTAGATTGCTCGAATGGATGGAAGTGGGACGACGGCAAGTACTCTTGCGTCCCAGCTCCAGCCCCGGCTCCTGGACCCGATCAATGCAAGCCTTCACACTTCTGGTGGAAGACCAAGTCGACTTGCCTCCCCAATGGGGCGACTACAATTCACCCCAGCCTCC TAACGGGGTGCAATGCCCGAGGAAGTGGTACTGGCTCTCGGTCGGATACTGTGGGCCTCGTACTCCTGACTACGGAACGCCTGATTGCGACAGCAAGTACACCTGGGACAACGACAAACTGTGCTGCCAGCCCAAGCGGTACTAGACG CTGA
- a CDS encoding alpha-1,3-mannosyltransferase CMT1, with the protein MTHDPAAAYYPLEEAYTRNLALEPLQELYEKRRITFHRVVWLKGFTCPNDIFETIKVSQANNAAMVCGMDWAEHNGFFIFSDRWRTRDMDGDQFRQSKSSASSASGPPRDALGAKRYAAHLPFQVFCCESGTHIVDPVQSYYRGISYRSSMNFHNLSTSESAPVWDPEGPCMDSSQSWFCRDLWASAAKEGGGGDKGKEVYPVEDKDTSGRNAPAKRQVEEPKKDDEKPKDNKAEEKPKDDKAPPPPPGRPEKANPESDSDSDTGSDYDALSGPSPPRVHIPPPSIPNSVFQPARILINPRCVTTYAGVSHTKLAADLFGEEENEAGMPKHEHDKNSRYVLDDWMGAPGAFVCQEQRQTGGRKAIKTQRRLGFSINAELQADKSN; encoded by the exons ATGACCCATGATCCCGCGGCCGCTTATTACCCACTTGAGGAGGCCTATACTCGGAACCTTGCTCTCGAGCCTCTTCAAGAATTATACGAAAAACGAAGGATTACTTTCCATCGTGTCGTTTGGCTCAAGGGATTCACGTGTCCGAATGATATTTTCGAAACGATTAAAGTCAGTCAGGCGAACAATGCGGCCATGGTGTGTGGTATGGATTGGGCGGAGCACAATGGATTTTTCATTTTCTCGGATCG ATGGAGAACACGCGACATGGATGGGGACCAGTTCCGCCAGTCCAAGTCTTCGGCCTCGTCCGCTTCCGGTCCCCCACGAGATGCACTCGGCGCGAAACGTTATGCAGCCCACTTGCCATTCCAAGTTTTTTGCTGTGAATCCGGAACCCATATCGTCGACCCTGTCCAATCCTATTACCGTGGTATTTCCTATCGTAGCTCAATGAACTTCCACAATCTCTCGACTTCAGAGAGTGCACCCGTTTGGGACCCCGAAGGCCCTTGCATGGATTCGAGCCAGAGCTGGTTCTGTCGTGATTTGTGGGCTTCGGCTGCGAAAGAGGGCGGTGGAGGAGATAAAGGCAAGGAAGTATATCCTGTGGAAGATAAGGATACTTCGGGACGCAACGCTCCTGCAAAACGGCAAGTCGAAGAGCCCAAAAAGGACGACGAGAAACCCAAGGACAATAAGGCTGAAGAGAAACCTAAAGACGACAAAgcccctcctccacccccagGTCGCCCCGAAAAAGCAAACCCTGAGTCGGACTCTGATTCAGATACTGGATCGGACTATGACGCCCTCTCGGGGCCTTCCCCACCCCGAGTGCATATCCCTCCGCCCTCGATTCCCAACTCAGTATTTCAGCCTGCGAGGATCTTGATTAACCCTCGATGCGTAACGACATACGCAGGAGTCAGCCATACCAAACTTGCTGCTGATTTGttcggagaagaagaaaacgAAGCCGGAATGCCCAAACATGAGCATGACAAGAATTCGAGGTACGTCTTGGACGATTGGATGGGCGCACCTGGCGCGTTTGTATGTCAAGAACAGAG GCAAACGGGAGGCCGAAAAGCAATCAAGACGCAAAGACGGCTTGGGTTCTCAATCAATGCCGAGTTGCAGGCGGACAAGTCTAATTGA
- a CDS encoding Tubulin/FtsZ family, GTPase domain produces the protein MREIVHLQTGQCGNQIGAKFWEVVSDEHGIAGDGKYQGNNDLQLEYNKYVPRAVLVDLEPGTMDSVRSGPLGNLFRPDNFVFGQSGAGNNWAKGHYTEGAELVDAVLDVTRKEAEGCDCLQGFQITHSLGGGVPRRMMCTFSVVPSPKVSDTVVEPYNATLSVHQLVENSDETFCIDNEALYDICFRTLKLSTPTYGDLNHLVSIVMSGVTTCLRFPGQLNSDLRKLAVNMVPFPRLHFFMVGFAPLTARGSVQYRAVSVPELTQQMFDAKNMMAASDPRHGRYLTVAAFFRGKVSMKEVEEQMQNVQNKNSAYFVEWIPNNVLTAQCDIPPRGMKMAATFIGNSTAIQELFKRVSEQFSAMFKRKAFLHWYTQEGMDEMEFTEAESNMQDLVAEYQQYQDASVEEEAEYEDDVPAEEQ, from the exons ATGCGCGAGATCGTCCACCTTCAGACTGGCCAG TGCGGCAACCAGATTGGTGCCAAGTTCTGGGAGGTCGTTTCCGATGAGCACGGAATTGCCGGCGATGGCAA GTACCAGGGCAACAACGACCTCCAGCTTGAGT ACAACAAGTACGTTCCTCGTGCTGTGCTTGTCGATCTCGAGCCTGGTACAATGGACTCGGTCCGCTCGGGTCCTCTCGGTAACTTGTTCCGTCCCGACAACTTTGTCTTTGGACAGAGCGGTGCTGGTAACAACTGGGCCAAGGGCC ATTACACCGAGGGTGCAGAGCTTGTGGATGCGGTGCTCGATGTGACACGCAAGGAGGCCGAAGGATGTGACTGCCTTCAAGGCTTCCAGATTACCCACTCGCTGGGTGGAG GAGTACCCCGACGCATGATGTGCACGTTCTCGGTCGTTCCTTCCCCCAAGGTCTCGGATACCGTTGTCGAGCCTTACAATGCCACTCTTTCGGTCCACCAGCTCGTTGAGAACTCTGACGAGACTTTCTGCATTGACAACGAGGCCTTGTACGATATCTGCTTCCGCACGCTTAAGCTCTCTACTCCTACGTACGGCGATCTGAACCATCTCGTATCTATCGTCATGTCTGGTGTTACCACCTGCTTGCGCTTCCCTGGTCAGCTTAACTCTGACTTGCGCAAACTCGCTGTCAACATGG TTCCTTTCCCTCGTTTGCACTTCTTCATGGTCGGCTTTGCGCCTTTGACCGCGCGTGGTTCCGTTCAGTACCGCGCTGTCTCCGTCCCTGAACTCACCCAACAAATGTTCGATGCCAAGAACATGATGGCTGCTTCTGACCCTCGCCACGGCCGCTACCTCACCGTTGCTGCCTTCTTCCGCGGCAAGGTCTCGATGAAGGAAGTCGAAGAGCAGATGCAGAACGTTCAGAACAAGAACTCGGCCTACTTCGTCGAGTGGATCCCCAACAACGTTCTCACTGCTCAGTGTGACATTCCTCCTCGTGGCATGAAGATGGCTGCTACCTTCATTGGTAACTCGACTGCCATCCAGGAGCTGTTCAAGCGTGTCAGCGAGCAATTCTCGGCCATGTTCAAGCGCAAGGCCTTCTTGCATTGGTACACCCAGGAGGGTATGGACGAGATGGAGTTCACCGAGGCCGAGTCGAACATGCAAGATCTCGTCGCCGAGTACCAACAGTACCAGGACGCCAGTGTCGAGGAGGAGGCCGAGTACGAGGACGATGTTCCAGCGGAAGAGCAGTAA
- a CDS encoding alpha-1,3-mannosyltransferase CMT1, whose translation MAMSLPRRGFVTRLLLGGAAIYVLHSLFFSGPRTAPHEITAHNVLDRVTNADRTLDVRKHKFLQARIGRDERPDLLSEWVHNGALDFWQRFQLPFITGSQTAQADDQLVRTAIDDLLSLNGWVAAACPTLIRPFGQNKREGEDNYEELARQGYRYYIAIVIHSADHFLVDQLAVIVQMARRLGPQSLFVSMLDYGSTDSTTTLMDLAEAVLI comes from the exons ATGGCCATGTCCCTTCCCCGGCGGGGGTTCGTGACGCGCTTGCTTCTAGGCGGGGCAGCGATCTACGTCTTGCATAGTCTTTTCTTCTCCGGACCTCGCACCGCACCCCACGAAATCACCGCACACAATGTCCTCGACCGAGTCACAAACGCCGACCGGACTCTTGACGTGCGGAAACACAAGTTTCTGCAAGCGCGTATTGGACGCGACGAACGTCCCGATTTGCTCAGCGAGTGGGTTCATAACGGGGCCTTGGATTTCTGGCAGAGGTTCCAGTTGCCGTT TATTACCGGATCTCAAACAGCGCAAGCAGACGATCAGCTGGTCCGTACGGCAATTGACGATCTGCTTTCTCTAAATGGATGGGTAGCAGCAGCATGCCCAACCCTCATTCGTCCATTTGGACAAAACAAACGCGAAGGCGAAGATAACTATGAGGAACTCGCGCGTCAAGGATATAGGTACTATATTGCCATCGTTATTCACAGCGCAGACCACTTCCTCGTCGACCAGCTCGCTGTTATTGTGCAAATGGCTCGTCGACTAGGTCCTCAAAGTTTATTTGTTAGTATGCTCGACTACGGGAGCACAGATTCGACTACGACACTTATGGACCTGGCCGAGGCCGTTCTTATCTAA